A section of the Polyangiaceae bacterium genome encodes:
- a CDS encoding RNA polymerase sigma factor, with amino-acid sequence MVSGRGEATDEMLMVRYQRGDRQAFAELVRRYKKPIFNFVLRHLREPALAEDVTQDVFMRVVQKAAEFKHEARFSTWLYTIARNLCVDNLRKLSLRRHPSLDQPRGDGESARTLLDTMADPHPRASVDRSAVSSEVGMTIVNAVDALPNEQREVFLLREIANLPFKDIATITGVPENTVKSRMRYALDRLREALSEFEEYARALR; translated from the coding sequence TGAGATGCTGATGGTGCGCTACCAGCGCGGCGATCGCCAAGCGTTCGCGGAGTTGGTCAGACGCTACAAGAAGCCGATCTTCAACTTCGTGCTGCGTCACTTGAGGGAGCCAGCGCTCGCTGAGGACGTGACTCAGGACGTGTTCATGCGCGTCGTGCAAAAGGCCGCGGAGTTCAAGCACGAGGCGCGTTTTTCGACTTGGCTGTACACCATCGCCCGCAACCTCTGCGTGGACAACTTGCGCAAGCTCTCCTTGCGGCGCCATCCGTCACTGGACCAGCCAAGAGGCGACGGAGAGTCTGCGCGCACCCTGCTCGACACCATGGCGGACCCTCATCCCCGTGCCTCCGTCGACCGGAGCGCGGTGTCGAGTGAGGTTGGTATGACCATCGTCAACGCGGTCGACGCTCTCCCAAACGAGCAACGTGAGGTGTTCCTGCTGCGAGAGATCGCGAACCTGCCATTCAAGGACATCGCCACCATCACCGGCGTGCCGGAAAACACCGTCAAGAGCCGCATGCGCTACGCGCTCGATCGACTGCGCGAGGCGCTGAGCGAGTTCGAAGAGTACGCCCGCGCGCTACGCTAA